Genomic segment of Drosophila biarmipes strain raj3 chromosome 2L, RU_DBia_V1.1, whole genome shotgun sequence:
CTTCACTTTGCCGCACACTTGTCCCCATTGCAATGCCCCACTGGACGCGGATGCGGATGGGGATGCGGATACGAGTGCGAATGCGGATCCAAATGCGGAACTAGACAGGGGCGGGCCacgcctcctgctcctgccctTCCGCCTGCCATATCCCTTTGTGCGGGCCACACAGTATCCATGCGCCATTGTCCTGCGCCCCTCCACCGGCGACTTCCTCAAGTGAGTTCCGTCCGAAATGGAATGGACCGACCATTCCAAAAGCAAATTTGCTGCAGCTGGCGGCATTCAAATCCACgaacaaatcaaataaatgtttttattagttttggaCTGCGTTGCATACGGGAGGTTTGGCCTTCCTTAAAAATGCTTGGCTATTATCTTACAGtatatcatattttttctagaactctgaatttaaataaatattcagagCGAATGAAGTTTAAATTTGatcttaattgaattttaattatggctaaaataattttaaaaatttattggcttatttcaattatttttcactccttttattaaaaaaccttTAACATTTGTAGCTCCTAAATTAAAGGCattcattttttgttcaatttaaaaaatgcaagCTGCCTAAAGCGAAGCCCAGAAATGGAGGCAGACTATTCCAAGCGGCTTCCCTCCATTTATTCCGCAGCGCAGAATCATCTCTAATATTCAGTGCAAACAAGTTTTGTGCAAATTTTCCCGGACGtacatatttattgttttttgggCTTCGCTAGGCGGAGTATCTTTTATGGctggaatatatttttgatgcgTTGTGTTTCCGCAGCGATTACAGCAACGCCACCGATTTGCATATCGCAGTGACCACATCCGGCGGCGACATCGTGGAGTTCGATCGCTTTGGCCTGCGCCGCCATCGGCGGGACGATAATCCGCCGGAGTGGCGGCAGTCGCTGATGGTGGGCGATGTGCCGGAGCCGTGGCACGACTTTTGGGACGAAGTCCTGGAGCAGGTGAGTGCAGAATCCGGAATCATTGCAAGCTCAGGGTGGCtcgattttttgtttaaagcAGAACTCAATACAGTTTAATAAAAGTATCTAAAAGtatgatataatatatattgagTAAGAGGGAATGGGAAAAAAAGGAATGTcttaaagtatgcagtaaTATGTTTTGAGtccaaaaatcaaatttctTTATACCTTATAACacccttaaaaataaagttcatTACTTAATAAGAGGTTCTAATAACCCCGCAAACGAAAAATTTGTTGGAGAATTAAGGGTTGCCAAAAGAGgtgtctgaaagtatgcagtaatatattttgaaagcACAGAACAACCTTTATCTCTGCAGCATACTATCGGACAGCTTTATATATGTTTGCAAAACCcctttgttttatattaccgtctttttcatttaatatttgagCCCAGCAAATCGATCCACCCTCCCCAACTTAAATGCAAATCCCTAAGCTTTCATTTGCATTAATAGATCTGCGCCCAGTCGGTGCGGTGGTCCATTGCCAGTTATGCGGAGGAGACCCACAACTGCTACGCCTTTGTCCTGGCCTTCCTGCAGGCCCTGGGCCACACCCACCTCAGCGAGGCCGCCCGCAGTAAGACCGCCTTCTGTGAGCAGTGTATTGTGCCCAGGACGACGACGGCGGGCAAGTACATATCGCTGTATCGCAAAATCCGGCGGAGTGGCATCTACGTCCATCGACAGCAGCCCAAAAATCGCAGTAAGCCAGCAGCATCCTCAACTCCTGCAAGTTCCTATTCCTCGGATGGA
This window contains:
- the LOC108028975 gene encoding MKRN2 opposite strand protein, with translation MLATTSATTITSDPGILCFHHCNVKVFCFTLPHTCPHCNAPLDADADGDADTSANADPNAELDRGGPRLLLLPFRLPYPFVRATQYPCAIVLRPSTGDFLNDYSNATDLHIAVTTSGGDIVEFDRFGLRRHRRDDNPPEWRQSLMVGDVPEPWHDFWDEVLEQICAQSVRWSIASYAEETHNCYAFVLAFLQALGHTHLSEAARSKTAFCEQCIVPRTTTAGKYISLYRKIRRSGIYVHRQQPKNRSKPAASSTPASSYSSDGCDGVGSSSKQVSKKGYSSSSIAGIANRPRPTLCTIEE